The proteins below are encoded in one region of Drosophila santomea strain STO CAGO 1482 chromosome 2R, Prin_Dsan_1.1, whole genome shotgun sequence:
- the LOC120446917 gene encoding glutathione S-transferase S1 isoform X2 produces the protein MADEAQAPPAEGAPPAEGEAPPPAEGAEGAVEGGEPAPPAEPAEPIKHSYTLFYFNVKALAEPLRYLFAYGNQEYEDVRVTRDEWPALKPTMPMGQMPVLEVDGKRVHQSISMARFLAKTVGLCGATPWEDLQIDIVVDTINDFRLKIAVVSYEPEDEIKEKKLVTLNAEVIPFYLEKLEQTVKDNDGHLALGKLTWADVYFAGITDYMNYMVKRDLLEPYPALRGVVDAVNALEPIKAWIEKRPVTEV, from the exons ATGGCCGATGAAGCACAAGCACCACCAGCTGAGGGAGCACCACCAGCCGAGGGAGAGGCGCCACCACCCGCCGAGGGAGCCGAGGGTGCCGTCGAGGGCGGAGAGCCCGCTCCTCCAGCAGAGCCCGCCGAGCCCATCAAGCACAGCTACACGCTCTTCTACTTCAACGTGAAGGCGTTGGCCGAGCCCCTGCGCTACCTGTTCGCCTACGGCAACCAGGAGTACGAGGATGTGCGCGTCACCCGCGACGAGTGGCCAGCCCTGAAGCCAA CCATGCCAATGGGACAGATGCCCGTGCTGGAGGTGGACGGCAAGCGTGTGCACCAGAGCATCTCGATGGCCCGATTCCTGGCCAAGACCGTCGGCCTGTGCGGTGCCACTCCGTGGGAGGATCTGCAGATCGATATTGTCGTTGACACCATCAATGACTTCCGTCTAA AAATTGCAGTCGTCTCGTACGAACCGGAGGACGAGATTAAGGAGAAGAAGTTGGTCACCCTGAATGCGGAGGTCATTCCATTCTACCTGGAGAAGCTCGAGCAGACCGTCAAGGACAACGATGGTCACCTGGCTCTGGGCAAG CTGACCTGGGCCGACGTCTACTTCGCAGGCATCACCGACTACATGAACTACATGGTCAAGCGCGATCTGCTGGAACCGTACCCAGCTCTGCGCGGAGTCGTGGATGCCGTCAACGCTTTGGAACCGATCAAGGCCTGGATCGAGAAGCGCCCCGTCACCGAGGTCTAA
- the LOC120446917 gene encoding glutathione S-transferase S1 isoform X1, whose translation MADEAQAPPAEGAPPAEGEAPPPAEGAEGAVEGGEPAPPAEPAEPIKHSYTLFYFNVKALAEPLRYLFAYGNQEYEDVRVTRDEWPALKPTMPMGQMPVLEVDGKRVHQSISMARFLAKTVGLCGATPWEDLQIDIVVDTINDFRLSSEQFVSYEPEDEIKEKKLVTLNAEVIPFYLEKLEQTVKDNDGHLALGKLTWADVYFAGITDYMNYMVKRDLLEPYPALRGVVDAVNALEPIKAWIEKRPVTEV comes from the exons ATGGCCGATGAAGCACAAGCACCACCAGCTGAGGGAGCACCACCAGCCGAGGGAGAGGCGCCACCACCCGCCGAGGGAGCCGAGGGTGCCGTCGAGGGCGGAGAGCCCGCTCCTCCAGCAGAGCCCGCCGAGCCCATCAAGCACAGCTACACGCTCTTCTACTTCAACGTGAAGGCGTTGGCCGAGCCCCTGCGCTACCTGTTCGCCTACGGCAACCAGGAGTACGAGGATGTGCGCGTCACCCGCGACGAGTGGCCAGCCCTGAAGCCAA CCATGCCAATGGGACAGATGCCCGTGCTGGAGGTGGACGGCAAGCGTGTGCACCAGAGCATCTCGATGGCCCGATTCCTGGCCAAGACCGTCGGCCTGTGCGGTGCCACTCCGTGGGAGGATCTGCAGATCGATATTGTCGTTGACACCATCAATGACTTCCGTCTAAGTAGCGAACAAT TCGTCTCGTACGAACCGGAGGACGAGATTAAGGAGAAGAAGTTGGTCACCCTGAATGCGGAGGTCATTCCATTCTACCTGGAGAAGCTCGAGCAGACCGTCAAGGACAACGATGGTCACCTGGCTCTGGGCAAG CTGACCTGGGCCGACGTCTACTTCGCAGGCATCACCGACTACATGAACTACATGGTCAAGCGCGATCTGCTGGAACCGTACCCAGCTCTGCGCGGAGTCGTGGATGCCGTCAACGCTTTGGAACCGATCAAGGCCTGGATCGAGAAGCGCCCCGTCACCGAGGTCTAA
- the LOC120446913 gene encoding triple functional domain protein isoform X1, translated as MADDDLSPLPFRRERNLSNRNFNKRNSRRRISQQAAEQERHSSTLVSSNLESNDVARPASCASSVSNSSSLIQLSYSVNSDTQSAFRRRSLLKMHEAENAGGLGMASTPESPTAPQSPDPALLDVRQKVHRFEAFKTNICFTKHERHSLKLLENRRHPSFEDQSGDHRTPPATPPRRIRLPGLGSTRSSRSSRSSSSIPSIQGGIHEVRSEDEVDQISDFETDPHAAAKEYSIVDTTSEVVPSAEVEDSQVNQQQVQRSISADQSKEAPTLPLKMRNDFPRNYRSTPRRKTEIIGTTNEHVVGKFHSVYQPRDEEEEVEIELRDKSDKCVHPILEELIKTEEAYVNNLYTGIENYGNIFQRKDLPLGLRGKKYDLFGNIEQIAEFHRDEFLPMLQRNRRDLKRLFDEFLHFLDHNCFYGYVIFTMNKQKSLKLCDLYKNYFTSIRLERDDKLGINSFLVQPIQRMARYPLLLTQFINTFFKNRDIVMKPLIESCCRLEKRLRSLLTTTNESEIINDIVDCHEFNVYYQGKFRKVNEFQVLDLKLKRSYRSKVFIFDKCIIYTEIKGKNLLFHGRYPCEHIGISAKTKSFTLYYERRKQQECEFTADPIQIAAWLDLIRDMINNYANEERQKLQERYSRENDHLHRKAPSFSLYRDSNRFSSDSGIGNIWSMPKPDEETTSNRTTWYGAL; from the exons ATGGCGGACGACGATCTCAGTCCGCTGCCCTTCCGCCGGGAGCGCAATCTCAGCAACCGCAACTTCAACAAGCGCAACTCGCGCCGCCGGATCAGCCAGCAGGCGGCGGAGCAGGAGCGGCATAGCAGCACGCTCGTTAGTAGCAATCTGGAGTCCAACGACGTCGCACGGCCCGCCAGTTGCGCCAGTTCCGTGAGCAACAGCTCCAGCTTGATTCAGCTCTCGTACTCCGTGAATTCCGATACGCAAAGTGCCTTCCGTCGCCGCTCGCTGCTCAAGATGCACGAGGCGGAGAACGCTGGTGGTTTGGGCATGGCATCCACACCGGAGTCTCCCACGGCGCCCCAAAGCCCAGATCCCGCCCTGCTGGATGTGCGACAGAAGGTGCACCGCTTCGAAGCGTTCAAGACGAACATTTGCTTCACGAAGCACGAGCGGCACAGCCTCAAATTGCTGGAGAACCGTCGTCATCCATCGTTCGAGGATCAATCCGGGGATCATCGCACGCcaccagccacgcccccgcgTCGCATACGCCTCCCGGGGCTGGGCAGCACacgcagcagtcgcagcagtcgcagcagcagcagcatacCCAGTATCCAAGGTGGCATCCATGAGGTGCGCTCCGAGGACGAGGTGGATCAGATATCCGACTTTGAAACGGATCCCCATGCCGCCGCTAAGGAATACTCAATTGTGGATACCACTTCGGAGGTCGTACCCAGTGCGGAGGTGGAGGATTCACAGGTCAAccagcagcaggtgcagcgTTCCATTAGCGCAGATCAGTCCAAGGAAGCGCCCACATTGCCGCTAAAAATGCGCAACGATTTCCCCAG AAACTATCGTTCTACGCCGAGGCGAAAGACTGAAATCATTGGGACCACCAACGAGCATGTGGTGGGCAAGTTTCACTCGGTCTACCAACCCAGAGATGA GGAGGAGGAGGTTGAGATCGAGCTGCGCGATAAGAGCGACAAGTGCGTGCATCCGATTCTGGAGGAGCTGATCAAGACGGAGGAGGCCTATGTGAACAACCTGTACACGGGCATCGAGAACTACGGCAACATATTCCAGCGCAAGGATCTTCCCCTGGGACTCCGGGGTAAGAAGTACGATCTGTTTGGAAACATCGAGCAGATCGCCGAGTTCCATCGCGATGAGTTCCTACCCATGTTGCAGCGCAACAGACGCGATCTGAAGCGTTTGTTCGACGAGTTTCTGCACTTTCTAGAT CATAACTGCTTTTATGGATATGTCATCTTCACCATGAACAAGCAAAAATCCCTCAAGCTGTGCGATCTCTACAAGAACTACTTCACT aGCATTCGCCTGGAACGCGATGACAAGTTGGGCATAAATAGTTTCCTGGTCCAGCCCATTCAGCGCATGGCACGCTATCCTTTGCTGCTCACGCAGTTCATTAAT ACCTTCTTCAAGAACCGCGACATTGTGATGAAGCCACTGATCGAGTCCTGTTGTCGCCTGGAGAAGCGCCTGCGTTCCCTGCTCACAACCACCAATGAATCGGAGATCATCAACGACATTGTGGATTGCCATGAG TTCAACGTCTACTATCAGGGCAAATTCCGGAAGGTGAACGAGTTCCAGGTGCTCGATCTCAAGCTGAAGCGCAGCTATCGCTCCAAGGTCTTCATATTCGACAAGTGCATCATCTACACGGAGATCAAGGGCAAGAACCTGCTCTTCCACGGTCGTTATCCCTGCGAGCACATCGGCATCTCGGCCAAGACCAAATCCTTTACGCTCTACTACGAGCGCAGGAAGCAGCAGGAATGCGAATTCACCGCGGATCCCATACAGATTGCTGCCTGGCTGGACCTGATCCGCGATATGATCAATAACTATGCCAACGAGGAGCGCCAGAAGCTGCAGGAGCGCTACTCCCGCGAGAATGACCACCTGCATCGCAAGGCACCCAGTTTCTCGCTGTACCGCGACTCCAATCGCTTCAGCTCGGATAGTGGCATCGGTAACATCTGGTCAATGCCAAAGCCCGACGAGGAGACGACCAGCAACAGGACCACTTGGTATGGCGCCTTGTAG
- the LOC120446916 gene encoding enoyl-CoA hydratase domain-containing protein 3, mitochondrial isoform X2: protein MMCALQDALLKDKDNVDLRCVVLTAQGKIWSAGHNLKELHNDPKIQACVFQKLTDVINDIQRLPVPVLGKVNGYAAAAGCQLVVSCDMVVCTKNSKFSTPGAGVGVFCSTPGVAVARIMSRPKSAYMLMTGLPVTGEEAYISGMVTKAVPAEELDNEIEEITNAIKAKSRAVISLGKEFYYKQLAMSQAEAFTAAQEKMCENFQLGDTKEGIASFFEKRPPNWKHN, encoded by the exons ATGATGTGTGCCCTTCAAGATGCCCTGCTGAAAGACAAGGACAACGTGGATCTGAGATGCGTGGTCCTGACGGCCCAAGGAAAGATCTGGTCGGCAGGGCACAATCTCAAGGAGCTGCACAACGACCCCAAGATACAGGCTTGTGTGTTTCAGAAGCTAACCGACGTTATCAACGACATCCAGAGGCTACCGGTGCCGGTTTTAGGAAAAGTCAATGGCTATGCGGCTGCTGCAGGCTGTCAACTGGTGGTCTCATGTGACATGGTAGTCTGCACCAAGAACAGCAAGTTCTCCACTCCCGG GGCTGGCGTCGGAGTATTCTGTTCCACACCCGGCGTCGCGGTTGCCCGCATTATGTCGCGTCCAAAGTCCGCCTATATGCTAATGACCGGTCTTCCTGTCACCGGTGAAGAAGCCTACATATCGGGAATGGTCACCAAAGCGGTTCCTGCAGAGGAACTTGATAACGAGATCGAGGAAATCACCAACGCCATCAAGGCGAAAAGTCGGGCCGTCATCTCTCTGGGAAAGGAGTTCTACTACAAGCAGCTGGCCATGTCCCAGGCAGAAGCCTTTACTGCTGCGCAGGAGAAGATGTGCGAGAACTTCCAGCTGGGCGACACCAAAGAGGGCATTGCTAGCTTCTTTGAGAAGCGTCCACCCAACTGGAAGCACAACTAA
- the LOC120446913 gene encoding kalirin isoform X2, whose amino-acid sequence MAEPKKDAKSSYSQSDPGLDPERQSSEEVLQEREQRTIVYEAPVGVSAGTDTRDDPFPPRKRKKKVPPEVPEEVEIELRDKSDKCVHPILEELIKTEEAYVNNLYTGIENYGNIFQRKDLPLGLRGKKYDLFGNIEQIAEFHRDEFLPMLQRNRRDLKRLFDEFLHFLDHNCFYGYVIFTMNKQKSLKLCDLYKNYFTSIRLERDDKLGINSFLVQPIQRMARYPLLLTQFINTFFKNRDIVMKPLIESCCRLEKRLRSLLTTTNESEIINDIVDCHEFNVYYQGKFRKVNEFQVLDLKLKRSYRSKVFIFDKCIIYTEIKGKNLLFHGRYPCEHIGISAKTKSFTLYYERRKQQECEFTADPIQIAAWLDLIRDMINNYANEERQKLQERYSRENDHLHRKAPSFSLYRDSNRFSSDSGIGNIWSMPKPDEETTSNRTTWYGAL is encoded by the exons ATGGCTGAGCCCAAGAAGGACGCGAAGAGTAGCTATTCGCAGTCGGATCCCGGTCTAGATCCCGAGCGCCAAAGCTCCGAGGAGGTTCTGCAGGAGCGCGAGCAACGCACCATAGTTTATGAGGCGCCGGTTGGAGTGTCCGCGGGCACGGACACCCGTGACGATCCGTTTCCGCCgcgcaaaaggaaaaagaagGTGCCACCAGAAGTGCCG GAGGAGGTTGAGATCGAGCTGCGCGATAAGAGCGACAAGTGCGTGCATCCGATTCTGGAGGAGCTGATCAAGACGGAGGAGGCCTATGTGAACAACCTGTACACGGGCATCGAGAACTACGGCAACATATTCCAGCGCAAGGATCTTCCCCTGGGACTCCGGGGTAAGAAGTACGATCTGTTTGGAAACATCGAGCAGATCGCCGAGTTCCATCGCGATGAGTTCCTACCCATGTTGCAGCGCAACAGACGCGATCTGAAGCGTTTGTTCGACGAGTTTCTGCACTTTCTAGAT CATAACTGCTTTTATGGATATGTCATCTTCACCATGAACAAGCAAAAATCCCTCAAGCTGTGCGATCTCTACAAGAACTACTTCACT aGCATTCGCCTGGAACGCGATGACAAGTTGGGCATAAATAGTTTCCTGGTCCAGCCCATTCAGCGCATGGCACGCTATCCTTTGCTGCTCACGCAGTTCATTAAT ACCTTCTTCAAGAACCGCGACATTGTGATGAAGCCACTGATCGAGTCCTGTTGTCGCCTGGAGAAGCGCCTGCGTTCCCTGCTCACAACCACCAATGAATCGGAGATCATCAACGACATTGTGGATTGCCATGAG TTCAACGTCTACTATCAGGGCAAATTCCGGAAGGTGAACGAGTTCCAGGTGCTCGATCTCAAGCTGAAGCGCAGCTATCGCTCCAAGGTCTTCATATTCGACAAGTGCATCATCTACACGGAGATCAAGGGCAAGAACCTGCTCTTCCACGGTCGTTATCCCTGCGAGCACATCGGCATCTCGGCCAAGACCAAATCCTTTACGCTCTACTACGAGCGCAGGAAGCAGCAGGAATGCGAATTCACCGCGGATCCCATACAGATTGCTGCCTGGCTGGACCTGATCCGCGATATGATCAATAACTATGCCAACGAGGAGCGCCAGAAGCTGCAGGAGCGCTACTCCCGCGAGAATGACCACCTGCATCGCAAGGCACCCAGTTTCTCGCTGTACCGCGACTCCAATCGCTTCAGCTCGGATAGTGGCATCGGTAACATCTGGTCAATGCCAAAGCCCGACGAGGAGACGACCAGCAACAGGACCACTTGGTATGGCGCCTTGTAG
- the LOC120446915 gene encoding sphingosine-1-phosphate lyase, with the protein MRPFSGSDCLKPVTEGINRAFGAKEPWQVATITATTVLGGVWLWTVISHDENLYIRGKRQFFKYAKKIPAVRRQVETELTKAKNDFEADIKKSNANLTYSETLPEKGLSKEEILRLVDEHLKTGHYNWRDGRVSGAVYGYKPDLVELVTEVYGKASYTNPLHADLFPGVCKMEAEVVRMACNLFHGNAASCGTMTTGGTESIVMAMKAYRDYAREHKGITRPNIVVPKTVHAAFDKGGQYFNIHVRSVDVDPETYEVDIKKFRRAINRNTILLVGSTPNFPYGTIDDIEAIAALGVKYDIPVHVDACLGSFVVALVRNAGYKLRPFDFEVKGVTSISADTHKYGFAPKGSSVILYSDKKYKDHQFTVTTDWPGGVYGSPTVNGSRAGGIIAACWATMMSFGYDGYLEATKRIVDTARYIERGLRDIDGVFIFGKPATSVIALGSNVFDIFRLSDSLCKLGWNLNALQFPSGIHLCVTDMHTQPGVADKFIADVRSCVAEIMKDPGQPVVGKMALYGMAQSIPDRSVIGEVTRLFLHSMYYTPSQK; encoded by the exons ATGCGTCCGTTCTCCGGCAGCGATTGCCTTAAGCCCGTCACCGAGGGCATCAACCGGGCCTTCGGCGCCAAGGAGCCCTGGCAGGTGGCCACCATCACGGCCACCACGGTCCTGGGAGGCGTCTGGCTCTGGACTGTGATCAGCCATGATGAAA ATCTTTACATCCGTGGCAAGCGTCAGTTCTTTAAGTATGCCAAGAAGATTCCTGCCGTGCGTCGTCAGGTGGAGACTGAATTAACCAAGGCTAAGAACGACTTCGAGGCGGACATCAAGAAGAGCAACGCCAACCTCACCTACTCGGAAACCCTGCCCGAGAAGGGACTCAGCAAGGAGGAGATCCTCCGACTGGTGGATGAGCACCTGAAGACCGGTCACTACAACTGGCGTGATGGTCGCGTATCTGGCGCAGTCTACGGCTACAAGCCCGATCTGGTGGAGCTCGTCACTGAGGTGTACGGCAAGGCCTCCTACACCAATCCCTTGCACGCCGATCTCTTCCCGGGAGTCTGCAAAATGGAGGCGGAGGTAGTGCGCATGGCCTGCAACCTGTTCCATGGAAACGCAGCCAGTTGTGGAACCATGACCACCGGCGGCACCGAATCCATTGTAATGGCCATGAAGGCGTACAGGGATTACGCGAGAGAGCACAAGGGAATCACCAGGCCGAACATCGTGGTGCCTAAGACGGTCCACGCGGCCTTCGACAAGGGTGGCCAGTACTTTAACATCCACGTGCGCTCGGTGGATGTCGATCCGGAGACCTACGAGGTGGACATTAAGAAGTTTAGGCGTGCCATTAATAGGAACACGATTCTG CTGGTTGGTTCTACTCCGAACTTCCCCTATGGAACCATCGATGACATCGAAGCTATCGCTGCTCTGGGCGTTAAGTACGACATTCCCGTGCACGTGGACGCCTGCCTGGGCAGCTTTGTGGTGGCCCTGGTCCGCAACGCCGGCTACAAGCTGCGTCCCTTCGACTTTGAGGTCAAGGGTGTGACCAGTATCTCCGCTGATACCCACAAGTACGGTTTCGCACCGAAGGGTTCGTCGGTGATCCTTTACTCGGACAAGAAGTACAAGGACCATCAGTTCACTGTGACCACTGACTGGCCTGGTGGCGTGTATGGCTCTCCCACAGTCAACGGCTCCCGTGCTGGTGGTATTATCGCCGCTTGCTGGGCTACCATGATGAGCTTTGGCTATGACGGTTATCTGGAGGCCACCAAGCGCATTGTGGATACGGCGCGTTATATCGAGAGGGG CCTTCGCGACATCGATGGCGTCTTCATTTTTGGCAAGCCAGCTACTTCGGTGATTGCCCTGGGCTCCAATGTGTTCGACATTTTCCGGCTATCGGACTCGCTGTGCAAACTGGGCTGGAACCTGAATGCCCTGCAGTTCCCATCTGG TATTCACCTTTGCGTGACGGACATGCACACACAGCCCGGAGTCGCGGATAAATTCATTGCCGATGTGCGCAGCTGCGTTGCGGAGATCATGAAGGATCCCGGCCAGCCCGTCGTTGGAAAGATGGCTCTCTACGGCATGGCCCAGAGCATACCCGACCGTTCGGTGATCGGAGAAGTGACTCGCCTGTTCCTGCACTCCATGTACTACACTCCCAGCCAGAAATAG
- the LOC120446916 gene encoding enoyl-CoA hydratase domain-containing protein 3, mitochondrial isoform X1, producing MPSCLSGAFTNTGREIKIKMLRILNNSVKISKYATGCVPQVLRFASNGPSDLVLVKEQNGVREITLNHPKTLNSLSLDMMCALQDALLKDKDNVDLRCVVLTAQGKIWSAGHNLKELHNDPKIQACVFQKLTDVINDIQRLPVPVLGKVNGYAAAAGCQLVVSCDMVVCTKNSKFSTPGAGVGVFCSTPGVAVARIMSRPKSAYMLMTGLPVTGEEAYISGMVTKAVPAEELDNEIEEITNAIKAKSRAVISLGKEFYYKQLAMSQAEAFTAAQEKMCENFQLGDTKEGIASFFEKRPPNWKHN from the exons ATGCCCAGCTGTTTGTCCGGCGCATTCACCAACACTGGCCgcgaaatcaaaataaaaatgttgcgTATTTTGAACAACTCTGTAAAGATATCGAAATATGCAACAGGTTGCGTGCCACAGGTTCTTCGCTTCGCCAGCAATGGACCCAGTGATTTGGTCCTGGTCAAGGAGCAGAATGGCGTGCGAGAGATAACGCTGAATCACCCAAAGACTCTCAACTCCCTCTCACTGGACATGATGTGTGCCCTTCAAGATGCCCTGCTGAAAGACAAGGACAACGTGGATCTGAGATGCGTGGTCCTGACGGCCCAAGGAAAGATCTGGTCGGCAGGGCACAATCTCAAGGAGCTGCACAACGACCCCAAGATACAGGCTTGTGTGTTTCAGAAGCTAACCGACGTTATCAACGACATCCAGAGGCTACCGGTGCCGGTTTTAGGAAAAGTCAATGGCTATGCGGCTGCTGCAGGCTGTCAACTGGTGGTCTCATGTGACATGGTAGTCTGCACCAAGAACAGCAAGTTCTCCACTCCCGG GGCTGGCGTCGGAGTATTCTGTTCCACACCCGGCGTCGCGGTTGCCCGCATTATGTCGCGTCCAAAGTCCGCCTATATGCTAATGACCGGTCTTCCTGTCACCGGTGAAGAAGCCTACATATCGGGAATGGTCACCAAAGCGGTTCCTGCAGAGGAACTTGATAACGAGATCGAGGAAATCACCAACGCCATCAAGGCGAAAAGTCGGGCCGTCATCTCTCTGGGAAAGGAGTTCTACTACAAGCAGCTGGCCATGTCCCAGGCAGAAGCCTTTACTGCTGCGCAGGAGAAGATGTGCGAGAACTTCCAGCTGGGCGACACCAAAGAGGGCATTGCTAGCTTCTTTGAGAAGCGTCCACCCAACTGGAAGCACAACTAA